The stretch of DNA CGACCGAGGCCGCCGGGGCGGCCCGCAGCCCGAACAGCAGGAGCACGGGACCGAGACCCCCGCCGAAGAGCACCGCGAGCGCGAGCATGCGGTGCTGCCGCCGATCGCGTCGCAATTCGGGCGAGCCGCCGCGGAATGCGAATGGCAGGACGCCGAGCGCTCCGCCCAGGTAGAGAAGCCCGGCAAGCGTGAACGGGCCGACGGAGGTAAGGAGGGCTTTGGCGATGGGCGTTGAGGCGCCGAACAGGATCGCCGCCAGCAGGCAGACGAGCGCCGGCAACAGCGTGTGAATGCGGGGGGCTGTGCGCTCGATCATGACGGCATTGAAGCATGCGACGACGCCCGAGGCCATCGGTTCCATCGCGGCGCCGACGATCTGGGGAGTCGAGGCGAAGAGTTGCCTCGCATCGATTCCCAGGTACAGGATGCATGGTCGGCGCTGCAGCATCGGAGCGAAGCCGAGCAAGATTGAGTGAGTGACCGATTCGACTTTCACTACCCAATGAGCCAGCAGCAGGAGTCACCGATGACTCGCCGCCCACCACCAGTCTCAGCAGAGACGACGAGAACCGAGCGCGATCTGGTCTGTGGCATGACGGTGCGCAGCGACTCGCCGCATCTCTACGTGCACCTCGGAACGAAGTATCACTTTTGCTGCGCGGGCTGCCGCACCAAATTTGCGGCCGACCCGGCCCGCCAAATTGCGAGCGCGCTGGTCGAATCCGCAGCGGTACTTCCGCTCACTCAGGTCGCGATTCGGCCGCAGTCTCATCCTGGCTCCACGGACTCCGCGACCGCGGTGTCGACCTGGACCTGTCCGATGCATCCCGAGGTCGTTCGTGCCGCCTCGGGCTCGTGCCCGATCTGTGGCATGGCGCTCGAACCGGCCGAGGTCACGCTCGAGGAGCCCGAGAACGCCGAGCTGAATGACATGAGCCGCCGCTTCAAATGGTGCGCACTCGTCACCGCGCCGCTGCTCGCCCTGATGGTCGGCGCGCTGTTGCCCGGCGAACCGCTTCATCGCCTGATGCCACCGGTCGCGATGGGCTGGTTCGAACTCGCACTCGCCACGCCGGTCGTCGCGTGGGGCGGCTGGCCGTTCTTCGTGCGCGGCTGGCAGTCGATCACGAACCGCAGTCCGAACATGTTCACGCTCATCGCTCTCGGCGTCGGCGTGGCGTTCGTCTACAGCGTCATCGCCGTATTGGCGCCGCATGCCTTTCCGACCTCGTTTCGCGATGATTTCGGACGAGTCGGTACGTATTTCGAGGCCGCTGCCGTCATCGTCACACTCGTGCTGCTCGGCCAGGTCATGGAACTGCGGGCACGCGGCCACACCGGCGCCGCGATTCGCGCGTTGCTCGGTCTCGCGCCCACCACCGCTCGCCGCATCGGGGCCGACGGCACCGAGCACGACGTTCCACTCGAGCACGTTCAGGTGGGAGATCGGTTGCGAGTGCGGCCGGGCGAGAAGGTTCCCGTCGACGGCATCGTGGTCGAGGGGCACAGCTCGGTCGACGAGTCACTGGTGTCCGGTGAACCGATTCCAGTGGAGAAGCAGGTGGGAGCGCTCATCATCGGCGGCACGGTCAACGGCACGGGATCTCTCGTGATGCGCGCCGAGAAGGTCGGGGCCGACACGCTGTTGTCGCGCATCGTGCAGATGGTGGCGCAGGCACAGCGCAGCCGCGCGCCGATCCAGCGGCTCGCCGATCGCGTTTCCGCGTGGTTCGTACCGTCCGTGGTGCTGGTCGCGATCGGCAGCTTCACCACGTGGGCGCTGGTGGGCCCCGAGCCGCGGATGGCGTACGCGATCGTCAATGCCGTCGCCGTGCTCATCATCGCGTGCCCATGTGCGCTCGGTCTCGCCACCCCCATGTCGATCATGGTGGCGACCGGCAAGGGCGCCAGCATGGGAGTGCTGTTTCGCAACGCCGAGGCGATCGAGCTGTTGCGAGCGGTGGACACGCTCGTCGTCGACAAGACCGGCACGCTGACCGAAGGCAAGCCGAGCGTGCTCCAGGTCGTGCCGGCGATCGGACAGCGCGAGGACGAGCTGCTGCAGCTCGCGGCCAGCCTCGAGCAGGGCAGCGAGCACCCGCTGGCCGCTGCGATTCTCGGCGCCGCGAAGCAACGCGGCGTGGCACTGGAACGGATCGACGGCTTCGCCTCTCACACCGGTCGTGGCGTGACCGGCGTGGTCGGCGGCCGACGGGTCGCGCTGGGGAACGCCGCGCTCTTGAAGGAACAGGGGCTCGCGTCTCCGTCGCTCGAGGAGCAGGGCGAGGCGCTTCGGCGCGAGGGACAGACCGTGGTGTTCCTCGTCGTCGACGATGCCGTGGTCGGGTGGCTCGGAATCGGGGATCCGATCAAGCCGACGACTCCACAGGCGATCGAGGCCCTGCACGCGGTGGGCGTGCGGGTGATCATGCTGACGGGGGATAGTCGCACCACCGCCGAGGCGGTCGGGAAGCAACTCGGGATCGACCAGGTCATTGCCGGGGTGCTGCCGGAGCAGAAGGTCGCGGTGATCCAGCGACTTCAGTCCGAGGGGCGTGTCGTCGCCATGGCGGGCGATGGCGTCAACGACGCGCCCGCTCTCGCTCAGGCACAGGTGGGGATCGCGATGGGCAGCGGCACGGACGTCGCCATGGAAAGTGCGGGCGTGACGCTCGTCCAGGGCGACCTGCGTGGCATCGTGCGCGCCCGGCGCTTGAGTGAAGCCACGATGCGCAACATTCGTCAGAATCTGTGGTTCGCGTTCCTCTACAACGCACTCGGAGTGCCGGTGGCCGCGGGCTTGCTCTATCCCGCCATCGGTCTGCTCCTGAGCCCGGCGATCGCGGCCGCGGCCATGAGCTTCAGCTCGGTCTCGGTGATCGGCAACGCACTCCGCCTGCGCGGATTCGATGCGCGAAGTGGAGCAGACGCATGAGTCGCCGTGTCCGCCCCGGCCGGGAGTCGTGCGAATGACCGAGGACCACCGGCATCATGAAGGGTTGAACGATCGCTTCGGTCTCCTTCATGCCGACTCTCCCGCAGGTGCTGTCGCCTCGTGATCGGTTCCGGCCGCCTTCGCTCGCGAAGCGAGCAGGCGATAGAGGACGGGGATGACGATCAGAGTGAGCAGGGTGGATGAGATGATCCCGCCGATCACGACGGTCGCGAGCGGTCGCTGCACTTCGGCGCCGGTGCCGTGGGCGAGAGCCATCGGGACGAAGCCGAGGCTCGCAACGAGGGCGGTCATCAACACGGGCCGGAGTCGGGTCACCGATCCTTCTCGAATCGCCTGATCGAGTGGTACTCCGCGATCGCGCAGTGCGTTGATGAAACTGACGATCACGAGGCCGTTCAAGACCGCGACCCCCGAGAGCGCGATGAATCCGACGCCGGCCGAAATGGAAAGCGGCAGGCCGCGGATGGCGAGGGCGATGATTCCTCCGGTGAGTGCGAGCGGCACGCCGGTGAACACGAGCAGAGTCTGCGGAATCGAGCCGAAGGTCATGAACAGCAGCACGAGGATCAGAAAGAGTGCCAGCGGCACGACCACGGCGAGCCGGTTCCGGGCGGCCGCCAGATTCTCGAACTGGCCGCCCCACCGAATCCAGTAGCCGGGTGGGAGTTGCACCTCCTGCTGAACGCGTCGCTGAGCTTCCGCGACGAAAGTGCCGAGGTCGCGGCCGCGCACGTTCGCCTGCACGACAACGCGTCGCTTGCCGTCCTCGCGGCTCACCTGGTTGGGACCTTCCAGCAGAGAGATCCGGGCGACGGCCCCGAGGGGGACGTGTGCCCGATGGGCCTCCGAGTGACTCGAGGAAGCGAGCGCGAGTGCCTGGGGCTGCGGCTCGGAGGCTGGAATCGGAACCGGAAGGCTCTCGATCGCGTGCAGGTCACGTCGGATGTGCTCCGGCAGGCGAACCACCAGATCGAATCGCTGATCGCCCTCGAGCACCTCGCCGACCGTGCTTCCGCCGGTCGCCGTCGAAACCAGTTCCTGCACGTCTGCGACGCTGAGGCCGTAGCGCGCAATCGCTTCGCGGTCCACGTCGACGGTCAGCACCGGTAGTCCGGCCGTCTGCTCGACCTTGACGTCAGCGGCGCCCCGAATCGAGGACAGAATTCGCGAGATGCGATTGGCCGCCACGGTCATGGTCGCGAGATCGTCGCCGAAGACCTTCACCGCCAGATCGCTGCGCACGCCTGCGATGAGTTCGTTGAACCGTAGCTCGATCGGCTGGCTGATCTCGAAGTTCTGCCCCGCGAGGAGTTTGACCTTCTCTTCGATCGCCTCGGCGAGTTCCTCCTGCGTTCGAGCCTTCTTCCACTTCGATCGAGGGGTCAGCATCACGTAGGTGTCCGAAACGTTCGGACCCATCGGATCGGTCGCGATTTCGGCCGTCCCGGTACGAGCGAAGATGTCCGACACCTCGTCCGGAAACTCGCGCCGAATGAGAGTTTCGACCTGCTTCTGCATGGCGACGCTCGCCCTGAGGCTGATGGAAGGAATGCGCGCGGGCTGAATCGCGAGCGCTCCTTCTCCGAGCTTCGGAACGAATTCGCTGCCCATGCGTGAGGCCAGGAATCCGCATGCGACGACGAGTACCGCCGCCGCGCCGAGGATCAGTCCGCGGCGGCGTAGCGCCCACTCGAGCGCAGGCTCGTAGGCGCGGCGCGCGAATCGAAGCAGGAAGTTCTCGTCCTCGGCGACGCGGCCGCGCAGGAAGACGGCAACCGCCGCCGGCACGAACGTGAACGTGAGGATCAGCGCTCCGGCGAGCGCCAGGAGCACGACGGACGCCATCGGCTTGAACATTCTGCCTTCGATTCCCGACAGGGTGAGGATCGGCAAGTAGACGATCATGATGATGGCGACTCCGAACAGCGTCGGCCGGGCGACCTCCCGGGAACTCAGAAACGCTTCCTCCAGTCGCTCGCGATGGGAGAGGAGTCGGCCCAGGTCGCGCTGTCGATGCGCGAATCGTCGAACGATGTTCTCGACCATGACGACCGCGCCGTCGACGATGATGCCGAAGTCGATGGCTCCGAGACTCATGAGGTTGCCACTGATGTTTCTCTGAACCATGCCGGTGATGGCGAACAGCATCGAGAACGGAATCGCCATCGCCACGATCAGCGCAGCGCGAAGATTGCCCAGCAGCAGGAACAGCACCACGACGACCAGCAGCGCGCCCTCGAAGAGATTGTTGCGGACCGTCCGGAGCGTTGCTTCGACCAGATAGGTGCGGTCGTAGAGCGTGCGGGTGCGGAGTCCGTCAGGCAGCGAGCGGTTGACGTCTTCCATCTTCTCGGCGACGCGCTTCGAGACCGTCCGGCTGTTTTCGCCGATCAGCATGATGGCGGTGCCGAGCACCGCTTCCTCGCCGCGGTCGGTCGCCGCACCGGTACGCAGCTCCTGACCGATCTCCACGGTCGCAACGTCACGCACTCGCACAGGTGTTCCATCGGAAGTACGCAACACGACGTTCTCGATGTCCGCAAGCGTCTGAACGAGTCCGGTGGAACGAATCAGGTATTGCTCGTCGCCATGCTCGATGTAGCCGGCGCCCGCGTTCGAATTGTTGCGAGCGAGCGCCTCGAATACGTCGCGAAAGGACAGTCCATGGGCGAGGAGTTTCGCCGGGTCCGGCGTGACGTGGAACTGCTTCTCGAAGCCACCGATCGAGTTGACCTCGGTCACCCCGGGGACGGTTCTCACCTGCGGCCGGACGAACCAGTCCTGAATGGTCCGAAGATCGGTCAACGTGTAGCGGCGACCGTCCGGCCTTCTCGCGGATGTCTCGGCCTCGACCGTCCACATGAAGATTTCACCGAGGCCACTCGAAATGGGTCCCATCGTAGGCTCGACCCCGCTCGGCAGACTCTCTCTCGCCTCCTGCAGTCGCTGATTCACGAGCTGGCGAGCGAAGTAGATGTCGGTCCCGTCTTTGAAGATGACCGTGAGCTGCGAGAGCCCGTATCGCGACAGCGACCGCACCTGCTCGACGCCCGGGATTCCGCCCATCGCCCACTCGATCGGGAAGGTGATGCGTTTCTCGACCTCGAGCGGCGACAACGCCTCGACCGGAGTGTTGATCTGCACCTGAACGTTGGTGATGTCCGGCACCGCGTCGATGGGCAGGTGGCCGAAACTGTAGAGCCCCAGCGCAGCCATCCCGAGGGTCGCGAGCAGAACGAGCCAGCGCTGTCGAATCGAGAATGAAATGATGCGTTCCATGCGGTTGGCTTCCTTTCAATGCCCGTGGCCGGCTTCGGACTTCTGAAGTTCGGATTTGAGAACGAAGCTCGCGCGCGAGACGTACCGCTCGCCGGACTTCAGTCCCGACAGGATCTCGATCCACTCTCCGTCGGTGCGTCCCAGCTTGACCGCGCGCGCCTCGAAGCCGTCGGCATCCGCGATGAAGACGCAGTCCCGCTCTTCCACCCGCTGCACGGATCCGTCCGGCACCGCCAC from Candidatus Eisenbacteria bacterium encodes:
- a CDS encoding heavy metal translocating P-type ATPase, with the protein product MSQQQESPMTRRPPPVSAETTRTERDLVCGMTVRSDSPHLYVHLGTKYHFCCAGCRTKFAADPARQIASALVESAAVLPLTQVAIRPQSHPGSTDSATAVSTWTCPMHPEVVRAASGSCPICGMALEPAEVTLEEPENAELNDMSRRFKWCALVTAPLLALMVGALLPGEPLHRLMPPVAMGWFELALATPVVAWGGWPFFVRGWQSITNRSPNMFTLIALGVGVAFVYSVIAVLAPHAFPTSFRDDFGRVGTYFEAAAVIVTLVLLGQVMELRARGHTGAAIRALLGLAPTTARRIGADGTEHDVPLEHVQVGDRLRVRPGEKVPVDGIVVEGHSSVDESLVSGEPIPVEKQVGALIIGGTVNGTGSLVMRAEKVGADTLLSRIVQMVAQAQRSRAPIQRLADRVSAWFVPSVVLVAIGSFTTWALVGPEPRMAYAIVNAVAVLIIACPCALGLATPMSIMVATGKGASMGVLFRNAEAIELLRAVDTLVVDKTGTLTEGKPSVLQVVPAIGQREDELLQLAASLEQGSEHPLAAAILGAAKQRGVALERIDGFASHTGRGVTGVVGGRRVALGNAALLKEQGLASPSLEEQGEALRREGQTVVFLVVDDAVVGWLGIGDPIKPTTPQAIEALHAVGVRVIMLTGDSRTTAEAVGKQLGIDQVIAGVLPEQKVAVIQRLQSEGRVVAMAGDGVNDAPALAQAQVGIAMGSGTDVAMESAGVTLVQGDLRGIVRARRLSEATMRNIRQNLWFAFLYNALGVPVAAGLLYPAIGLLLSPAIAAAAMSFSSVSVIGNALRLRGFDARSGADA
- a CDS encoding CusA/CzcA family heavy metal efflux RND transporter produces the protein MERIISFSIRQRWLVLLATLGMAALGLYSFGHLPIDAVPDITNVQVQINTPVEALSPLEVEKRITFPIEWAMGGIPGVEQVRSLSRYGLSQLTVIFKDGTDIYFARQLVNQRLQEARESLPSGVEPTMGPISSGLGEIFMWTVEAETSARRPDGRRYTLTDLRTIQDWFVRPQVRTVPGVTEVNSIGGFEKQFHVTPDPAKLLAHGLSFRDVFEALARNNSNAGAGYIEHGDEQYLIRSTGLVQTLADIENVVLRTSDGTPVRVRDVATVEIGQELRTGAATDRGEEAVLGTAIMLIGENSRTVSKRVAEKMEDVNRSLPDGLRTRTLYDRTYLVEATLRTVRNNLFEGALLVVVVLFLLLGNLRAALIVAMAIPFSMLFAITGMVQRNISGNLMSLGAIDFGIIVDGAVVMVENIVRRFAHRQRDLGRLLSHRERLEEAFLSSREVARPTLFGVAIIMIVYLPILTLSGIEGRMFKPMASVVLLALAGALILTFTFVPAAVAVFLRGRVAEDENFLLRFARRAYEPALEWALRRRGLILGAAAVLVVACGFLASRMGSEFVPKLGEGALAIQPARIPSISLRASVAMQKQVETLIRREFPDEVSDIFARTGTAEIATDPMGPNVSDTYVMLTPRSKWKKARTQEELAEAIEEKVKLLAGQNFEISQPIELRFNELIAGVRSDLAVKVFGDDLATMTVAANRISRILSSIRGAADVKVEQTAGLPVLTVDVDREAIARYGLSVADVQELVSTATGGSTVGEVLEGDQRFDLVVRLPEHIRRDLHAIESLPVPIPASEPQPQALALASSSHSEAHRAHVPLGAVARISLLEGPNQVSREDGKRRVVVQANVRGRDLGTFVAEAQRRVQQEVQLPPGYWIRWGGQFENLAAARNRLAVVVPLALFLILVLLFMTFGSIPQTLLVFTGVPLALTGGIIALAIRGLPLSISAGVGFIALSGVAVLNGLVIVSFINALRDRGVPLDQAIREGSVTRLRPVLMTALVASLGFVPMALAHGTGAEVQRPLATVVIGGIISSTLLTLIVIPVLYRLLASRAKAAGTDHEATAPAGESA